The following proteins come from a genomic window of Streptomyces liliiviolaceus:
- a CDS encoding fructose-specific PTS transporter subunit EIIC: MTSPAGIPPTGGGTEEQRRLKLLAVTACPTGIAHTYMAAEKLAQAAERLGIDMKVETQGSIGSENVLTDNDVNTADGVIVAADKDVDLSRFAGKRIVKVGVAEGIHHPERLIEQVRTAPVHGGGPQAGSGVAGPAGAGSGGSGGKERGIAYKALMNGVSYMIPFVVVGGLLIAISLSLGGHTDPSGGLVIPKGSFWMDVNNIGVIGFQLMVPILSGYIAYAIGDRPALVPGMIGGWIANTGSLYDSEAGAGFIGAIVTGFLAGYLVLWIKKVEVPKFVRPIMPIIVIPIVATTALGLFFIYVIGKPISWVFEHLTDWLGGMTGTSAVLLGAILGLMIAFDMGGPVNKTAFLFGAGLIATGNQEVMGMCAAAIPVMPLGQGVSTLIRRRLYTEQERETGLASLFMGLFGISEGAIPFAAARPAQVIPANMLGGAVAGAVAGLAGVEDAVPHGGPIVAVLGAVSGVPMFFVAVVLGTAVTALTTVALIDVGERRRKGQSPVGATTGGSTAPRPEFALVGAGTGTGAAAAPSAAAVTGIDTGGSAESGSDDEVLSGYLTARTVQVRLDAVDKEAAIRELAGLLAATGKVADVDELVATALRREEQGTTGLGEEIAIPHAKTDAVTAPVVGFARSAEGVEWGSLDGTKARLIFMISVPEAAAGDEHLRILALLSRKLVDAEFRERLLAAPDGTAVLDVLREIR; encoded by the coding sequence GTGACCAGTCCGGCCGGAATTCCCCCCACGGGCGGCGGCACCGAAGAGCAGCGGCGACTGAAGCTGCTCGCGGTGACCGCGTGCCCCACCGGCATAGCCCACACCTATATGGCGGCCGAGAAGCTCGCGCAGGCGGCGGAGCGGCTCGGTATCGACATGAAGGTGGAGACCCAGGGCTCGATCGGGTCCGAGAACGTACTCACTGACAACGATGTCAACACCGCGGACGGCGTGATCGTCGCGGCCGACAAGGATGTGGACCTGAGCCGGTTCGCCGGAAAGCGGATCGTGAAGGTCGGGGTCGCGGAGGGGATCCACCATCCCGAGCGGCTCATCGAGCAGGTGCGGACGGCGCCGGTGCACGGCGGCGGCCCGCAGGCCGGTTCCGGAGTGGCCGGACCCGCAGGCGCCGGCAGCGGTGGGAGCGGCGGCAAGGAGCGCGGGATCGCGTACAAGGCGCTGATGAACGGTGTCAGTTACATGATCCCGTTCGTCGTGGTCGGCGGGCTGCTGATCGCGATCTCGCTCTCGCTCGGCGGGCACACCGATCCCTCCGGCGGGCTGGTCATCCCGAAGGGTTCCTTCTGGATGGACGTCAACAACATCGGCGTCATCGGGTTCCAGCTGATGGTGCCGATCCTGTCCGGCTATATCGCGTACGCGATCGGGGACCGGCCCGCGCTCGTGCCCGGCATGATCGGCGGGTGGATCGCCAACACCGGTTCGCTGTACGACTCCGAGGCGGGCGCGGGCTTCATCGGGGCGATCGTGACCGGGTTCCTGGCCGGATATCTGGTGCTGTGGATCAAGAAGGTCGAGGTCCCGAAGTTCGTCCGGCCGATCATGCCGATCATCGTGATCCCGATCGTGGCGACGACGGCGCTCGGGCTGTTCTTCATCTACGTGATCGGCAAGCCCATCTCCTGGGTCTTCGAGCATCTGACGGACTGGCTCGGCGGGATGACCGGGACCAGTGCCGTGCTGCTCGGCGCGATCCTGGGGCTGATGATCGCGTTCGACATGGGCGGGCCGGTCAACAAGACGGCGTTCCTGTTCGGCGCGGGGCTCATCGCGACCGGCAACCAGGAGGTCATGGGCATGTGCGCCGCCGCGATCCCGGTGATGCCGCTCGGGCAGGGCGTGTCCACGCTGATCCGCAGGCGCCTCTACACGGAGCAGGAGCGCGAGACGGGTCTCGCCTCACTGTTCATGGGGCTGTTCGGGATCTCCGAGGGTGCCATTCCGTTCGCGGCGGCCCGTCCCGCCCAGGTCATTCCCGCCAACATGCTGGGCGGCGCGGTGGCGGGCGCGGTCGCGGGTCTCGCCGGGGTCGAGGACGCGGTGCCGCACGGCGGGCCGATCGTGGCGGTGCTGGGCGCCGTGAGCGGCGTACCGATGTTCTTCGTCGCCGTGGTCCTCGGGACGGCGGTGACGGCGCTGACGACGGTCGCGCTCATCGATGTCGGCGAGCGGAGGCGGAAGGGGCAGTCGCCGGTGGGGGCCACGACCGGCGGTTCGACGGCACCGCGGCCCGAGTTCGCCCTCGTGGGGGCGGGCACCGGCACCGGAGCGGCGGCGGCCCCGTCGGCTGCGGCGGTCACCGGCATCGACACCGGCGGGAGCGCGGAATCGGGCTCCGACGACGAGGTCCTCTCCGGTTACCTCACCGCCCGGACCGTGCAGGTGCGGCTCGACGCCGTCGACAAGGAGGCCGCGATCCGGGAGCTGGCCGGGCTGCTGGCGGCCACCGGGAAGGTCGCCGATGTCGACGAGCTGGTGGCGACGGCCCTGCGGCGCGAGGAGCAGGGCACGACCGGGCTCGGCGAGGAGATCGCGATCCCGCACGCCAAGACCGACGCGGTGACCGCGCCCGTCGTGGGGTTCGCGCGGTCGGCGGAGGGTGTCGAGTGGGGTTCGCTCGACGGTACGAAGGCCCGGCTGATCTTCATGATCTCCGTACCGGAGGCCGCCGCGGGCGATGAGCATCTGCGGATTCTGGCGCTGCTGTCGCGGAAGCTGGTGGACGCGGAGTTCCGTGAGCGGCTGCTGGCGGCTCCCGACGGGACGGCTGTCCTCGACGTGCTGCGCGAGATCCGGTAG
- the manA gene encoding mannose-6-phosphate isomerase, class I, whose protein sequence is MDRLDNTVRPYAWGSTTAIPRLLGTEPTGEPQAEMWMGAHPGAPSRTPRGPLTEVIAAAPERELGTGAVAKFGPRLPFLLKILAAGAPLSLQVHPDLTQAKEGYEDEERRGVPIDAPHRNYKDANHKPELICALTEFDGLCGFRAPLEAAALLSALEVDSLKPYVDLLHAHPEEAALREVLTAVLTADPELMATTVTEAAAACARLGGAHAPYASIAHHYPGDPGVIAAMLLNHVQLQPGEALFLGAGVPHAYLNGLGVEIMANSDNVLRCGLTPKHVDVPELLRIVRFEAGDAGVLRPEASPDGEEVYETPIDEFRLSRYVLPAGGPDRDLTRGTPQILLCTAGSVRTGDITLVPGGSVFVPADEKVEVSGSGTIFRATVVV, encoded by the coding sequence ATGGACCGCCTCGACAACACCGTCCGCCCCTACGCCTGGGGCTCCACCACGGCCATCCCGCGGCTCCTCGGCACCGAGCCGACCGGCGAACCGCAGGCGGAGATGTGGATGGGCGCCCACCCGGGCGCGCCCTCGCGCACCCCCCGCGGCCCCCTCACCGAGGTGATCGCCGCGGCCCCCGAGCGTGAACTGGGCACCGGTGCGGTCGCGAAATTCGGCCCGCGCCTGCCCTTCCTGCTCAAGATCCTCGCCGCGGGCGCCCCCCTCTCCCTCCAGGTGCACCCCGACCTGACCCAGGCCAAGGAGGGGTACGAGGACGAGGAGCGCCGCGGTGTCCCGATCGACGCCCCGCACCGCAACTACAAGGACGCCAACCACAAGCCCGAACTGATCTGCGCGCTCACGGAGTTCGACGGCCTGTGCGGCTTCCGCGCCCCGCTGGAGGCCGCCGCACTGCTGTCGGCCCTGGAGGTCGACTCCCTCAAGCCGTACGTCGACCTGCTGCACGCGCACCCCGAAGAGGCCGCGCTGCGCGAGGTGCTGACCGCGGTACTCACTGCCGACCCCGAGCTGATGGCCACCACGGTCACCGAGGCCGCCGCTGCCTGCGCCCGGCTCGGCGGCGCCCATGCCCCGTACGCCTCGATCGCGCACCACTACCCCGGCGACCCGGGTGTCATCGCCGCGATGCTGCTCAACCACGTACAACTGCAGCCCGGTGAGGCGCTGTTCCTCGGCGCCGGTGTGCCGCATGCGTATCTGAACGGCCTCGGCGTCGAGATCATGGCCAACTCCGACAACGTGCTGCGCTGCGGGCTCACCCCCAAGCACGTCGACGTCCCCGAACTCCTGCGCATCGTCCGCTTCGAGGCGGGCGACGCGGGCGTACTGCGCCCCGAGGCCTCCCCGGACGGCGAGGAGGTCTACGAGACCCCCATCGACGAGTTCCGCCTCTCCCGGTACGTCCTCCCGGCGGGCGGACCCGACCGCGACCTCACCCGCGGCACCCCGCAGATCCTGCTGTGCACCGCGGGCTCCGTACGGACGGGCGACATCACGCTCGTCCCCGGCGGATCCGTGTTCGTCCCGGCGGACGAAAAGGTGGAAGTCTCCGGAAGCGGGACGATTTTCCGGGCCACGGTCGTCGTCTGA
- a CDS encoding cation diffusion facilitator family transporter, translating into MSASGGTKAIVAALAANLAIAAAKFVAFLFSGSSSMLAESVHSLADSGNQGLLLLGGKKAKREATPQHPFGYGRERYIYAFLVSIVLFSVGGMFAIYEGYEKIKHPHDIEHWYWPVGVLVFAIIAEGFSFRTAIKESNHTRGKQSWKDFVRHAKAPELPVVLLEDLGALVGLVLALGGVGIALATGDGVWDGIGTLCIGILLIVIAIVLAVETKSLLLGEAAGIEAVHKIEAAIVDGDTVTGIIHMRTLHLGPEELLVAAKIAVEHDDTAAEVASAINAAESRIREAVPIARVIYLEPDIFNESEAVKGADPEATPGGPAPTAEH; encoded by the coding sequence ATGAGCGCGTCAGGCGGCACCAAGGCGATCGTGGCGGCACTCGCCGCCAACCTCGCGATCGCGGCAGCGAAGTTCGTGGCGTTCCTCTTCAGTGGTTCGTCGTCGATGCTCGCCGAGTCCGTGCACTCGCTCGCCGACTCCGGCAACCAGGGACTGCTGCTCCTCGGCGGCAAGAAGGCCAAGCGCGAGGCGACCCCGCAACACCCCTTCGGCTACGGCCGCGAGCGCTACATCTACGCCTTCCTCGTCTCGATCGTCCTCTTCTCGGTCGGCGGCATGTTCGCGATCTACGAGGGCTACGAGAAGATCAAGCACCCGCACGACATCGAGCACTGGTACTGGCCGGTGGGCGTCCTCGTCTTCGCGATCATCGCCGAGGGGTTCTCCTTCCGGACGGCCATCAAGGAGTCCAACCACACGCGCGGCAAGCAGTCCTGGAAGGACTTCGTACGCCACGCCAAGGCGCCCGAGCTGCCGGTCGTCCTCCTGGAGGACCTGGGCGCGCTCGTCGGTCTGGTCCTCGCGCTCGGCGGTGTGGGCATCGCCCTGGCCACCGGTGACGGCGTCTGGGACGGCATCGGCACCCTCTGCATCGGCATCCTGCTCATCGTCATCGCGATCGTCCTGGCCGTCGAGACCAAGTCGCTGCTCCTGGGCGAGGCCGCCGGCATCGAGGCGGTCCACAAGATCGAGGCCGCGATCGTCGACGGCGACACGGTCACCGGCATCATCCACATGCGCACGCTCCACCTCGGTCCCGAGGAACTGCTGGTCGCCGCCAAGATCGCGGTCGAGCACGACGACACGGCCGCCGAGGTCGCCTCGGCGATCAACGCCGCCGAGTCCCGTATCCGCGAGGCCGTCCCGATCGCCCGCGTCATCTACCTCGAACCCGACATCTTCAACGAGTCCGAGGCCGTGAAGGGCGCCGACCCGGAGGCCACCCCGGGCGGTCCGGCACCGACCGCCGAACACTGA
- a CDS encoding SIS domain-containing protein, whose product MFDETLLDDPEALARADRRDLLRGAAEAGARVRTAVRHATEAGIAELKPDGRPRAILTAGPGLAATCVADLLGSLAGAACPVTRLTPRGVAPAAGALLWELPGWAGPVDLLLVATPDGSEPGLSLLVEQAYRRGLTVVAVCPTRTPLTEAVAVAHGLSVPMATAPYEPQAPTTASAPGSLWALLTPLLALLDRTGLLSAPPDALERVADRLDQVAERCGPAIATYSNPAKTLASELAEALPVIWTEGDSAGPAGRRFVGALAELAGRPALTAELPEALAAHSVLLAGTLAAGADPDDFFRDRVEEAQVVHARVVLLRDRPAGGRTAAPAARELALSHDTAISELEPEEGGDLETLAELIAVTDFAAVYLALASTA is encoded by the coding sequence ATGTTCGACGAAACACTCCTCGACGACCCGGAGGCGCTGGCCCGCGCGGACCGGCGGGACCTGCTCCGCGGCGCCGCCGAAGCGGGCGCCCGCGTACGCACCGCCGTCCGGCACGCCACCGAGGCCGGCATCGCCGAGCTGAAGCCCGACGGCCGCCCGCGCGCCATCCTGACCGCGGGCCCCGGCCTCGCTGCCACCTGCGTCGCCGACCTCCTCGGCTCGCTCGCCGGCGCCGCCTGCCCCGTCACCCGGCTCACCCCCCGCGGAGTGGCCCCCGCCGCGGGCGCCCTGCTCTGGGAACTCCCCGGCTGGGCGGGTCCCGTGGACCTGCTCCTGGTCGCCACCCCGGACGGCAGCGAACCCGGCCTCTCGCTCCTCGTCGAACAGGCCTACCGGCGCGGCCTCACCGTCGTCGCCGTCTGCCCGACCCGCACCCCGCTCACCGAGGCGGTCGCGGTCGCCCACGGCCTCTCCGTACCGATGGCGACCGCCCCCTACGAGCCGCAGGCCCCCACCACCGCCTCGGCCCCGGGCTCCCTCTGGGCGCTGCTCACCCCGCTGCTCGCGCTGCTCGACCGCACCGGCCTGCTGTCCGCGCCGCCCGACGCCCTGGAGAGGGTCGCCGACCGTCTCGACCAGGTGGCGGAGCGCTGCGGCCCGGCCATCGCCACGTACAGCAACCCCGCCAAGACGCTCGCGTCCGAGCTCGCCGAGGCGCTTCCGGTGATCTGGACCGAGGGCGATTCCGCGGGTCCCGCGGGCCGCCGCTTCGTCGGGGCCCTGGCCGAACTCGCGGGACGCCCCGCCCTCACCGCCGAACTGCCCGAGGCCCTGGCCGCGCACAGCGTCCTCCTCGCGGGCACCCTGGCGGCGGGCGCGGACCCCGACGACTTCTTCCGCGACCGGGTCGAGGAGGCGCAGGTCGTCCACGCGCGCGTGGTCCTGCTGCGCGACCGCCCGGCCGGCGGCCGCACCGCCGCCCCGGCCGCCCGCGAGCTGGCCCTCAGCCACGACACGGCGATCAGCGAACTCGAACCGGAGGAGGGCGGCGACCTGGAAACACTCGCCGAACTGATCGCCGTCACGGATTTCGCCGCCGTTTACCTGGCGCTCGCCTCGACGGCCTGA
- a CDS encoding phosphomannomutase/phosphoglucomutase: protein MTADLSQLVKAYDVRGVVPDQWDETLAELFGAAFVQVTGADAIVTGHDMRPSSPGLSRAFARGAAARGVDVTEIGLCSTDQLYYASGAFGLAGAMFTASHNPARYNGIKMCRAGAAPVGQDTGLTEIRELVESWLDEGAPTAQAPASGAAAPDAAPGTITARDTLEDYAAHLRGLVDLTSIRPLKVVVDAGNGMGGHTVPTVFAGLPLTLVPMYFELDGTFPNHEANPLDPANIVDLQKRVREESADLGIAFDGDADRCFVVDERGEPVSPSAITALVAARELARHGGKGTVIHNLITSWSVPEVVRENGGTPVRTRVGHSFIKAEMAASGAIFGGEHSAHYYFKDFWNADTGMLAALHVLAALGGQEGTLSALVAQYDRYAGSGEINSTVDDQTARLAAIRTAYEGQEGITLDELDGLTVTAADWWFNVRPSNTEPLLRLNAEARDGGTMARVRDEVLTLIRG, encoded by the coding sequence GTGACCGCTGATCTGTCGCAGCTCGTGAAGGCGTACGACGTACGCGGGGTGGTCCCGGACCAGTGGGACGAGACCCTGGCCGAGCTGTTCGGTGCCGCCTTCGTGCAGGTGACGGGAGCGGACGCGATCGTGACCGGTCACGACATGCGCCCCTCGTCACCGGGGCTGTCCCGGGCCTTCGCGCGCGGGGCGGCGGCGCGCGGCGTGGACGTGACGGAGATCGGGCTCTGCTCGACGGACCAGCTGTACTACGCGTCGGGGGCGTTCGGCCTCGCGGGCGCGATGTTCACGGCCTCGCACAACCCGGCCCGGTACAACGGCATCAAGATGTGCCGGGCGGGCGCGGCCCCCGTCGGCCAGGACACCGGCCTCACGGAGATCCGGGAGCTGGTCGAGTCATGGCTCGACGAGGGAGCCCCGACAGCGCAGGCCCCGGCCTCCGGAGCCGCCGCCCCGGATGCGGCACCCGGCACGATCACGGCGCGCGACACGTTGGAGGACTACGCGGCGCACCTGCGCGGCCTCGTCGACCTGACCTCGATCCGCCCCCTGAAGGTCGTGGTGGACGCGGGCAACGGCATGGGCGGACACACGGTCCCGACTGTCTTCGCGGGCCTGCCGCTGACCCTCGTCCCGATGTACTTCGAGCTGGACGGCACGTTCCCGAACCACGAGGCGAACCCGCTGGACCCGGCGAACATCGTCGACCTCCAGAAGCGTGTCCGCGAGGAGTCGGCCGACCTCGGCATCGCCTTCGACGGCGACGCCGACCGCTGCTTCGTAGTCGACGAGCGCGGCGAGCCGGTCTCCCCGTCCGCGATCACGGCCCTGGTCGCCGCCCGCGAGCTGGCCAGGCACGGCGGCAAGGGCACGGTCATCCACAACCTGATCACCTCCTGGTCGGTCCCGGAGGTCGTCCGCGAGAACGGCGGCACTCCGGTACGCACACGGGTGGGCCACTCCTTCATCAAGGCCGAGATGGCCGCCTCCGGGGCGATCTTCGGCGGCGAGCACTCCGCGCACTACTACTTCAAGGACTTCTGGAACGCGGACACGGGCATGCTCGCGGCCCTCCACGTCCTGGCGGCCCTCGGCGGGCAGGAGGGCACCCTCTCCGCCCTCGTCGCCCAGTACGACCGCTACGCCGGCTCGGGCGAGATCAACTCAACGGTCGACGACCAGACGGCCCGCCTCGCCGCGATCCGCACGGCGTACGAGGGCCAGGAGGGCATCACCCTCGACGAACTCGACGGCCTCACCGTCACGGCGGCCGACTGGTGGTTCAACGTCCGCCCCTCGAACACGGAGCCGCTGCTGCGGCTGAACGCGGAGGCGCGGGACGGGGGGACGATGGCGCGGGTGCGCGACGAGGTGCTGACGCTCATCAGAGGCTGA
- a CDS encoding metallopeptidase family protein → MDNPVPPPPAEPRPRRRDRHGRGMRGPVAPPQVPLSASRAEVFADLVQDSVERLERRWPQLSDIEFMVLEVPRFDPAGDEGWGDEAVPLGGTTPAHEGRPARVIVYRRPVEIRTKSRDERAALVHEVVVEQVAEVLGLTPETVDPRYGED, encoded by the coding sequence ATGGACAACCCCGTGCCGCCCCCTCCCGCCGAACCCAGGCCCCGCCGTCGTGATCGACACGGGCGCGGGATGCGTGGGCCCGTGGCACCGCCGCAGGTGCCCCTCTCGGCCAGTCGCGCCGAGGTGTTCGCGGATCTGGTGCAGGACTCCGTGGAGCGGCTGGAGCGGCGGTGGCCGCAGCTCTCCGACATCGAGTTCATGGTGCTGGAGGTGCCCCGGTTCGATCCGGCGGGCGACGAGGGCTGGGGCGACGAGGCCGTGCCCCTGGGCGGCACGACTCCGGCGCACGAGGGCCGGCCCGCCCGGGTCATCGTCTACCGGCGCCCCGTGGAGATCCGTACGAAGAGCCGCGACGAGCGGGCCGCGCTGGTGCACGAGGTCGTGGTGGAACAGGTCGCCGAGGTGCTGGGCCTGACCCCGGAGACCGTCGATCCCCGCTACGGGGAGGACTGA
- a CDS encoding Trm112 family protein, with translation MPLEAGLLEILACPACHAPLKEASSEEQEAELICTGKDCGLAYPVRDGIPVLLVDEARRPA, from the coding sequence ATGCCGCTAGAAGCCGGCCTCCTGGAGATCCTCGCCTGCCCGGCCTGCCACGCCCCCCTCAAGGAGGCCTCCTCCGAAGAGCAGGAGGCCGAGCTGATCTGCACGGGCAAGGACTGCGGCCTGGCCTACCCCGTCCGCGACGGCATCCCGGTCCTCCTCGTCGACGAGGCCCGCCGCCCCGCGTAG
- a CDS encoding L-lactate permease — MYVQELEPLADSLGLSALVATLPLVIVLVLLGGVRMKAHLAGLIGLAAAALVATLAYGMPVGQTLSSAAQGAVFGLFPILWIVVNALWVYRMTVRTRHFDILRRSFGRLSDDPRIQALVVAFCFGALLEALAGFGAPVAICSVMLVALGFDPVRAAVVALVANTAPVAFGAMGTPVVTLAQVTDLPLDTVASVVGRQTPLLALVVPLVLVFLVDGRRGLRETWVPALACGVAFAVAQFAASNYVSAQLADIGAALAGAGALMAVPHARRPAAEPVRAAVLTGTRSEDLDEEDPRPEVLRAYAPYALIVVIFSIAQIPPVKDQLAKATRVFDWPFLNVVNPDGDPVGGNVFTWPIVSTGGTLVLLAGVCTAAVLGVHARVALKEWAATVHELRFAILTVTSVLALAYVMNLSGQAATIGHFVAAAGAGLAFLSPVLGWFGVAVSGSDTSANALFGALQVTAARESGLSPELLAAANSSGGVLGKMISPQNLTIACAAVGLAGREGDLLRKVLPWSLGLLLVMCLIVVGQSSPVLEWMLP; from the coding sequence GTGTACGTCCAGGAACTTGAGCCCTTGGCCGACTCGCTCGGTCTGTCCGCGCTCGTCGCGACCCTGCCCCTCGTCATCGTCCTCGTCCTGCTCGGCGGGGTCCGCATGAAGGCGCACCTGGCCGGCCTCATCGGACTCGCCGCCGCGGCCCTGGTCGCCACGCTCGCGTACGGCATGCCCGTGGGCCAGACCCTCTCCAGCGCCGCCCAGGGAGCGGTGTTCGGCCTCTTCCCCATCCTGTGGATCGTCGTCAACGCCCTCTGGGTGTACCGGATGACCGTCCGCACCCGGCACTTCGACATCCTGCGCCGCTCCTTCGGAAGGCTCTCCGACGACCCGCGCATCCAGGCGCTCGTCGTCGCGTTCTGCTTCGGCGCGCTCCTGGAGGCCCTCGCGGGCTTCGGAGCGCCCGTCGCCATCTGCTCGGTGATGCTCGTCGCGCTCGGCTTCGACCCCGTCCGCGCCGCGGTCGTCGCGCTGGTCGCCAACACCGCGCCGGTCGCCTTCGGGGCGATGGGCACACCGGTCGTGACGCTCGCCCAGGTCACCGACCTGCCCCTGGACACCGTCGCCTCCGTCGTGGGCCGCCAGACCCCGCTGCTCGCCCTGGTGGTGCCCCTCGTCCTCGTCTTCCTGGTGGACGGCCGACGCGGTCTGCGCGAGACCTGGGTACCCGCCCTGGCCTGCGGAGTCGCCTTCGCCGTCGCCCAGTTCGCCGCCTCCAACTACGTCTCCGCGCAACTCGCCGACATCGGGGCCGCCCTGGCCGGCGCGGGCGCGCTGATGGCGGTGCCGCACGCGCGCAGGCCCGCCGCCGAACCCGTACGCGCCGCCGTCCTGACGGGCACCCGCAGCGAGGACCTGGACGAGGAGGACCCGCGCCCCGAGGTGCTGCGCGCGTACGCCCCGTACGCACTGATCGTGGTGATCTTCTCCATCGCCCAGATCCCGCCCGTCAAGGACCAGTTGGCGAAGGCGACCCGGGTCTTCGACTGGCCCTTCCTGAACGTCGTGAACCCGGACGGCGACCCGGTCGGAGGCAATGTCTTCACCTGGCCGATCGTGTCCACCGGAGGCACGCTGGTGCTGCTCGCCGGAGTGTGCACGGCCGCCGTTCTCGGGGTGCACGCGCGCGTGGCCCTCAAGGAATGGGCCGCCACCGTCCACGAGTTGCGGTTCGCGATCCTCACCGTCACCTCCGTCCTGGCGCTCGCCTACGTCATGAACCTGTCCGGACAGGCGGCCACGATCGGCCACTTCGTGGCGGCGGCCGGCGCGGGACTCGCCTTCCTGTCACCCGTCCTCGGCTGGTTCGGAGTGGCCGTCTCCGGCTCGGACACCTCGGCCAACGCGCTCTTCGGCGCCCTCCAGGTGACCGCGGCGAGGGAGTCAGGACTGTCCCCGGAACTCCTCGCGGCCGCCAACAGCTCGGGCGGTGTCCTGGGCAAGATGATCTCCCCGCAGAACCTCACCATCGCCTGCGCGGCGGTCGGACTCGCGGGCCGGGAGGGCGACCTGCTGCGCAAGGTGCTGCCGTGGAGCCTGGGACTTCTGCTGGTCATGTGCCTGATCGTCGTCGGGCAGAGCTCACCGGTCCTGGAATGGATGCTTCCGTAG
- a CDS encoding DUF3499 domain-containing protein, whose amino-acid sequence MVSPVRRCSRTACGRPAVATLTYVYADSTAVLGPLATYAEPHCYDLCAEHSERLTAPRGWEVVRLADASAPSRPSGDDLEALANAVREAARPQERPNRQGGGNARGADPMEVARRGHLRVLRSPDS is encoded by the coding sequence ATCGTGAGCCCTGTACGTCGCTGTTCGCGCACCGCTTGCGGCCGTCCCGCCGTAGCGACGCTGACGTACGTCTACGCCGACTCGACCGCGGTCCTCGGCCCGCTCGCCACCTACGCCGAACCCCACTGCTACGACCTGTGCGCCGAGCACTCCGAGCGCCTCACCGCGCCGCGCGGCTGGGAGGTCGTCCGGCTCGCCGACGCCTCCGCCCCCTCGCGCCCCAGCGGTGACGACCTGGAAGCGCTCGCCAACGCGGTCCGCGAGGCGGCCCGCCCGCAGGAGCGCCCCAACCGCCAGGGCGGCGGCAACGCCCGCGGCGCCGACCCGATGGAGGTCGCCCGCCGCGGCCACCTGCGGGTCCTGCGCTCACCGGATTCCTGA